Part of the Flagellimonas eckloniae genome, ATTGGGGAGTGAGTCCCAAATGCCCCATTACAGGAATGCCTGCCTGCAGAATACGTTTAACAGATTCTTGAATTTCTTCCCCACCCTCAACTTTTACGGCATGTCCTCCACTTTCTTTCATAATTCGGATGGCTGAACGCAAAGCTTCCTTGGAATCACTTTGATAACTACCAAAAGGAATATCAACAACGACCAAAGCTCGTTTTGCGGCTCTTACCACGGAACTTGCATGATAAATCATTTGGTCTAAGGTAATGGGTAAAGTGGTTTCATGCCCTGCAATGACATTACTGGCAGAATCTCCAACTAAAATCACATCTACATTTGCAGCATCAACAATTTTGGCCATGGAGTAATCGTATGAGGTAAGCATGGAAATTTTCTCCCCATTTTGCTTCATCTCTATTAAGGACTTAACGGTTACCCTTTTGTACTCTTTTTTTGCAACTGACATTATGGTTTGCTTTTGATGGCTAAATGTAAGCAGATTTGTTTAAATTAGATTCAAATCAAAAAACATCAAAATGAAATACGTAACACTTTTTTTATTACTACTCGTTTTCAATGTCAATGCACAGGGCCCTAACCCTCCAGAAGAGGATAAGCTGGCCGTTAAACAAGTTATTGTGGATTTCTTCGATGGATTTCACAAACAGGATTCAATTGCCATGAGCAGTCTTGTTACAGATAATGTTGTTTTGCAGACAACAGCAAGAAACAAGAAGGGAGAAACCTTGTTTAAAACAGAGAAATTTGAAAAACTTATAACCTCCATTACCAGTATCCCGGACAGTATTGCCTTTGAAGAAAAATTGACTTCATGGTCTATTCAAGTAGACCGCACAATGGCCAATGCATGGGTAGGCTATGAATTTTGGATTAATGAGAAATTCAGCCATTGTGGAATAAATTCTTTTCAACTCATTAATTTTGATGGGGAGTGGAAAATTATTTATTTAATAGATACAAGGGGAAAGGCAGGTTGTCTTGAAGAATAGCTCAAAAAAATAAAATTGTCTCTTTTCGGTTCAAACGCAATATTAGTCCCTAATTTAAGTTTGAAAAAGATACTGATCAAGTGACGATTATGAATTATAGACTGCTCTTTTTGGTTTATCTTTTTATACTTAACCTTAGTTGTAAGAAAAATGATGAAAAACAGCTGGTTTTGGTAGCTGAAACCCAAAAAGAAAAGATTCAAGAAAAGCCAAGAACACTCTATTTACCTGATTTCGGCCTTTACTTAAATAATTGGCCCCAAAATTGGGTATTAGCCAACCATGGTAATGGATGTCAAACGGGTAGTAACAGTGTCAGTTTTATTTTTGGTACTACCTATGAAACAGAAGGTATTTTAGAAATAGAGACGGTTGGCGATTTAGGTGAAGATTATTTTTCAACTTTTGAGTTAAAGCAACGTAGTCTTTGGGGTGATAAAAAAAGAGTTGACCTCGATTTGGAAACTGTCGACGGGGGCAAGGTGAGGCTTAAATTTCTAAACCTTAACAAAAGGTATGAAAAATGGGTTGTTGAAAATGTGGACTGTTTACCTCCTTTTGAAGATGTAATCATAGATGAAGTTACTTTTCCAAGTTTTCCAATATACGGCCCGCAAAAACAACAACGAATCAATATAATTTTTGATTTTAATATACTATCCTCCACCCGTGATTATCAAATGACCTTCCAAAATCAAACCTCTAGACTTGGTGTTAGTTGCTCCTTGCGAAATGAAATTAAAGGGAATGTGGAAACATCGATAGGGAAATCTAGTAAAAGGTTTGGTATTGGAGATATTGTTTACATTGATGCTAAAGAAGAAAATGTAAGTTGGAAAGTGGTACAAGAAAAAGGAAAATTGGTTGTTTTTGAAAAAGAGCATGGAAAGACAAAGACGCTTTATGAAATTCCAATTTCTGAAGACTATGATTTTACGTTTTATGCCAATGCAGAATAGTAATCAGTAAAACACCTCTATCCCTATCTATTAACCGTTTAAGCAATGCTTTAAGATTCGCTACCGGCTTAATCCTAAAAATAAAAATCAAGGACGTTTTCAAAACATCTTTTCTATTACCTTTTAAATAGCGATTTAAACAGGTTAAATGATTAATTCGATAAAATTTTAATATCATCAATTAATCGAAGGATTTCATCATTGTTGGTTCCATCATAAACTCCCCGTATTTGTTTGGCCTTGTCCACAAGTATAAAATTGGGAGTATGGATAAAATCTTGCAACCCACCATCACCTTGGTCCACAACGGCAAAATAGCTTTTACGGGCCAAATTGTATATGTGCTTTTTGTTGCCAGTAGTTATATTCCATTTAGAATCGATGACGCCTTTGTCAGTTGCATATTTTCTTAAAACTGGAACACTATCCATTTCTGGTGTTACGGACATGGATAAAAACATGACATCATCATTGTTCAAGAAAATCTGCTGCAATTTTTCCATGTTGTTTGACATGATAGGACAGATACTTGGGCAGCGGGTAAAAAAGAAGTCAGTTACATAAATTTTATTGTCATAATCTGACTGTGTAATGATTTCTCCATTCTGATTTGTCAATTTAAAATCAGCTACTGTATGATGGTTTCCCACATTTTGTAGGCTTACATCCACTAATTCCGGATTAAAATCTTGAGGACTATAAACGGGTAATTCCGAACTTCTTCTTGAAAGGAAGAAAACAACAGCCAAAATACCAATTACAGCAAGCGCTATTGGTATTTTGGATGATTTCAACTTTTTAAAGGAGGTCATTTATTATAGGATTGACGTTTCAATTTCAATATCTGAATGCTCCCAAGCCTTTTCAAATTCTTGCTTTATTGCCTGAGCTTCTTCAAGCTTCCCCTGAGCTTTTAAACTGTTGTGCAAACCCATTAATGACCATCCGTTTTGTCTAAGAACATCTAAATCCTCTTTATAGATTTTTTCAGCCTCCTCATATTTTTTGGCATTCATTAATATGGCTCCTAAGTTTTGTCGTGTTGGAATGTGCCATGCTGCTGGCTCCGTATAGGTAAGACCATCCTCAAATTCCACTGCATTTTCAAGATGCTTTATGGCTTTGGAAGTGTCACCGTTCAATGCAGCCAACTCCCCGGCAACAACTTCGTATGCTATGTTCGCCGAATAAACAGAGGCATTGTTGGCAGTAGCTACTAAATCTGCTAATTCTGGATCATTTTTCAACGCTTCAATTGCATCCAATTCTTCTTGAGCTTCTTTGCTGTTTCCTTTACGGATAAAGGCTATACCTCTAGCATAATGCCGTATCAAATTCAAATGTTTAATATCTTTTTTTGGAGCAGGAATTGTAAGGATTTCATTCCATTTACCAAACCGAGTGTAGGCCAACATTGGGGTGGCTGCAAAGTCTTGTAAAAAAGGCATGTTGATAAACTCTCCAACAGGTACTTTTTCGGCAGTTTTTTTAGCGGCATCAATGGCAATATCACTATCACCCAGTAAGCTAGCTGCTGACCACAGAAAATGAATGTTATGGGGATAATATCCTAAAGGATATAACCCTTGCGAATAACATTGAGAGATGTAGTCTTCATCTGCCAAAATTGCTTTTTGATTTGCCTTTACCGCATCTAGATAACGTCCAACTCGGATATATATGTGTGAAGGCATATGAACAATATGTCCAGCAGCGGGCATTAGCCCTCCTAATTTATCCGCACTTGCAACGGCTAGATCTGGTTTAGGTAACTCTACCATATGTATATAATAATGGTGTGCTCCTGGGTTGTTTGGGTTTATTTCCATGGCCTTTTCCAGGGCCGCCTTGGCCTCAGCAATATT contains:
- the panB gene encoding 3-methyl-2-oxobutanoate hydroxymethyltransferase, whose product is MSVAKKEYKRVTVKSLIEMKQNGEKISMLTSYDYSMAKIVDAANVDVILVGDSASNVIAGHETTLPITLDQMIYHASSVVRAAKRALVVVDIPFGSYQSDSKEALRSAIRIMKESGGHAVKVEGGEEIQESVKRILQAGIPVMGHLGLTPQSIYKFGTYTVRAKEEAEAKKLKEDAKMLEELGCFGIVLEKIPAKLAKEVAESVSIPIIGIGAGNGVDGQVLVVHDLLGMTHEFNPRFLRRYMNLYEEMSSAISQYVDDVKSKDFPNEDEQY
- a CDS encoding nuclear transport factor 2 family protein, with product MKYVTLFLLLLVFNVNAQGPNPPEEDKLAVKQVIVDFFDGFHKQDSIAMSSLVTDNVVLQTTARNKKGETLFKTEKFEKLITSITSIPDSIAFEEKLTSWSIQVDRTMANAWVGYEFWINEKFSHCGINSFQLINFDGEWKIIYLIDTRGKAGCLEE
- a CDS encoding SCO family protein, producing MTSFKKLKSSKIPIALAVIGILAVVFFLSRRSSELPVYSPQDFNPELVDVSLQNVGNHHTVADFKLTNQNGEIITQSDYDNKIYVTDFFFTRCPSICPIMSNNMEKLQQIFLNNDDVMFLSMSVTPEMDSVPVLRKYATDKGVIDSKWNITTGNKKHIYNLARKSYFAVVDQGDGGLQDFIHTPNFILVDKAKQIRGVYDGTNNDEILRLIDDIKILSN
- a CDS encoding tetratricopeptide repeat protein, whose translation is MKTKLGLAISVLGVLVSIHFLTKNNSTGTPKNYQKASFSFIKCTPTNYLLEVVDSTQQISPLFENLGDLSFTITTKNERAQTFFNQGLKLTYAFNHAEAHRSFMEASRLDPTSPMTYWGQAYALGPNINDPLPPDDRKIKTNEAMAKARNLSANATPKEQALINALTSRYSEDLTKDIEELNIAYMNAMVEVLKEFPEDAEVQILYAASVMNTVPWNYWDEEGNPSPNIAEAKAALEKAMEINPNNPGAHHYYIHMVELPKPDLAVASADKLGGLMPAAGHIVHMPSHIYIRVGRYLDAVKANQKAILADEDYISQCYSQGLYPLGYYPHNIHFLWSAASLLGDSDIAIDAAKKTAEKVPVGEFINMPFLQDFAATPMLAYTRFGKWNEILTIPAPKKDIKHLNLIRHYARGIAFIRKGNSKEAQEELDAIEALKNDPELADLVATANNASVYSANIAYEVVAGELAALNGDTSKAIKHLENAVEFEDGLTYTEPAAWHIPTRQNLGAILMNAKKYEEAEKIYKEDLDVLRQNGWSLMGLHNSLKAQGKLEEAQAIKQEFEKAWEHSDIEIETSIL